CGCCGGTAACGTTGACGGCTCTTGTTAGGCAATCAATGAACACCTTTGCTGTTCAAGAAGGGGGCATACAGCTTATCGGTACCCAACACATGGTCGCGCAGCCAATCCATGAGGTAGTTGGCAGTCTCCAAGGTGATCACCATAGTTCTCTTGCCGGTTTGCTGCTGAAGCTCGCGTGCTTTTGCTGCAAAAGCGTCATGCTCTTTCTTATGTGCTGCGTATCCGGGGAAATCGTACTTGGTCATGTAGTCTTCTTCGGTCGCAAAGTGCGTCTTGCTGTAGTCCACCATGTCAGCCAGGATTTTGTCGAGGGCGGAGGAGCCTTTCCCGGCCGTTATGGCTTCGTGTAACTCCTCGATCATGGCCACAAGGCGCTTGTGCTGTGCATCAATCTCGTCAATGTTGACAGTATAATCGTCTTCCCATTCAAAGAACGCCATAGGTCCTCTCCTTCTTTGTACTATACATAAAAAGTTATTATCGGTACGAAATACAGTAGCATAGATTGCTGGCGTGGTCAATGAATTTAAGAAAAAGTATGACGTATCCAGCTGAATTTATTTGAATGTGATCAAAAGACTAATATGCAAATATGGAATAGCTTTTCAATGATATTTCGATGCAACCTATTCCGGATGACACCCTGAAGCAGTTTAATGCGGTTTTGGAACAGAAGGCGGTTTCAACCTCAATGTGAGCCTATATGGTGTTTTATCATGGTGTCACTCTCTTGCATGGAGAGGGTTGCTAACCGTAGAGGCTGCTTCGTGGAAATCCATCGTGTTGTTTACGGTTCCCGTCTCCCTGACGACTTTGTATAATACGTCAGTTTCCCGTTGACGAACGGGAAAAAAATAGGCATAGTAGCTCCATGATATTCATCAGCCTTTTCGGCGGGATGCTCCTCCTGCTCTACGGCATCAAGATCCTGAACGACGGGCTCCAGAATGCCGCCGGTTCCAGGATCCGCTCGCTTCTCCGGTCCCTCACGAGCAATCGTTTTGCTGCCGTGGGCGGCGGGGCGTTCATCACCGGTCTCATCCAGTCGAGCAGCGCAACGTCGGTGATGCTCGTCGGGTTCGTGAGCGCCGGGCTCATGAGCTTCCGCCAGACCCTCGGAGTTATCCTCGGCGCGGACATCGGCGCCACGCTTACGGTGCAACTGATCGCCTTCCACGTCTACGATTATGCCGTGCTTCTGGTCGGGATCGGTTTGTCCTTTACCCTGTTTGCCAAAAGAATGCTTTTCAGGAACTTCGGCCAGGGCGTGCTCGGTTTCGGCTTTGTTTTCCTCTCCATCAAGATCATGATCGAGGCCATGACGCCGCTCCAGAACGACGAGCTGTTCCGCCAGGTCTTTATCGCCCTCACTGATACGCCGGTCATCGGGATCGTGCTCTCGGCGGGCGTAACGGCACTTATTCACAGCAGCGCGGCGACCATGGGCATGGCGCTCGTCCTTGCCGCGAGCGGTCTGATACCACTTCCCGCCGCGATCTATATTGTCCTCGGCGCAAACATCGGCACCTGCGCCACGGCGTTCCTGGCAAGCCTGCGCTCGCCTGCCGAGGCGAGGCGCGTGGCCTGGGCGCATCTGCTCTTTAAGGTAATCGGCGTTCTGCTGTTCCTGCCGTTTCTCGCGACGTTTTCGCATCTGATCACCACCACGACCCCGGACCTTACCCGGCAGATTGCAAATGCCAATACGCTGTTCAACGTTATCATGGCGGTCATCTTCCTTCCCTTGATTGGCCCGTTCTCGAAGCTGGTCATGAAACTGGTGCCTGAACAGGAGGAAGAGAAAAAGGTCGGGCCCCAATACCTTGATGAGCATGTGCTCGGCACGCCCGCGCTGGCGCTGGGACAGGCAAGCCGGGAGGCGCTCCGGGTTTCGGATATCGTGAGGGAGATGCTGATCGATGCGGTGAAGGTTTTCCAGAGCGACGATCCCGCGTCCATAAACGCGATCAAGAACAAGGACAACCTGATCGACCTTCTGGACCGGCATATCCGGCTCTACATCACCCGGCTTTCGTCGTCGAATCTTACCGAATCCCAGTCCCGGCGTTCGATGGCCGTGCTCGAGATCTCCCGTAACCTTGAGAATATCGGCGATATCATCGACAGGAACATCATGCCGCTGGCGCTGAAGCGGATCAGCAAAGGGATCACCTTTTCCCAGGAAGGATTGGATGAGATAGTCCTCTTCCACAAAAAGGTGATCGAGAACTTTGATATCGCCATCTCGGCATTCGGGAGCAATGACCTGGTTCTTGCCGACCAGGTGCTCCGGAACAAGGAAGAACTCGGCATGATGGAGCGGGAACTGGTCCAGGCGCATCTCGACCGGCTCCGCAAGGGGTTCCGGGAATCCATTGAAACGAGCCATATCCACCTTGACATGATCGGGAACCTCGCGCGCATTAATTCGCTTATTACTCACATCATCTATCCAATCGTCGATGAAAAACGAGGGAAGGGGCGGGAGGATGTGGGGATTGAGGCGTAGTGAGGCGATGGACGACGGACGTGAGACGAGGGACGCGCTTGGGACGAGAGACGACGGACGAGAGGACGCGCTTGGGACGAGAGACGACGGACGAGGGACGAGGGACGATGGATAAAAAGAATACTGCGAAGAGGATTAATAGCGTAAGGGATCTCGATGTTTATAAAATGGCTTTTGAGGCTGCCATGGAGATATACCATATCTCTAAGGGGTTCCCGTCCGAAGAGAAATATTCATTAACAGATCAGATTCGAAGGTCTTCCCGTAGCGTGTGTGCTAATCTTTCCGAGGGCTGGAGAAAAAGGAATTATAAAGCAGTGTTCATCAATAAGCTTTCTGATTCCGGGCAGGAAGCCTCAGAAACTCAAACGTGGCTGGAATTTGCTTTACAGTGCGGCTACATTGATGATGCAACGTTTAATAAGCTGGACGAACAGTACGAACACATATTTGCCATGCTCAGTACGATGGAGAAAAAAGCTGACAACTTTTGTAGATGACTGAGATCCAAGGTGAAAAGCGTCCATCGTCTGTCATGCATTTCAGAAGTTATCGTCCGTCGTCCCAGAGAGCGAAGCGAACGATCGTCCATCGTCCATCGTGCGGTACACGTCCGTCATGTATTTCTGAAGTGCGCGTCCGTCGTCCCAGAGAGCAAAGCGAACGATCGTCCATCGTCCGTCATGTATTTCAGAAGTTATCGTCCATCGTCCTAACGAGCGAAGCGAGTGGTCGTCCCTCGTCCATCGTGAAATACACGTCCGTCGTCCCAGAGAGCGAAGCGAACGATCGTCCATCGTCCGTCGTTTTAAAGGAGGGGGTAGCAATGATCAGACAACTCAGAGTAAAGACGAATTCCAGAACAGAGCTTGTGGACATCACGCAGGGCGTGCAGCGGCTCGTGGCGGAGAGCGGCATCCGCTCCGGTGTATGTTACGTCTATGTGCCCCACACGACCTCCGGGATCACGATCAACGAGAACTCAGACCCGAACGTGGGGCGGGATATACTGAAGGAACTGAACAAGGTCATTCCCTTTGACGACCAGTACGGCCATAGTGAAGGAAATTCCGCGGCGCACATCAAGTCGAGCATCATCGGCGTGTCCAAGTCGATCATGGTGGAGGAGGGGAGGCTCGCGCTCGGCACGTGGCAGGCGGTATTTTACTGCGAGTTCGACGGCCCGCGCGATCGCAGGGTGATGGTGAAGGTGATGAAGGATTAGAGGGGGATATTCGTCCAGTCCTATTAGTTTTACGAGTTTCGCCATCCATTTTGTGAAGAATCCGCTTTCCGTAATTGTCTTGCCCTGTGATCCCTTCTTTTTTGTTGCCCCTAAGACGCTATAAAGAACAGCATGAATGTCTTTGACATATTCCTTTTTTTATAATACATTAGCAGCCATAAACCTATCCTCAGCACAATCAATTCAGCGCGCCGTGATTTTAGCAAACTTGCTTTATTGAAAGGCCGCATGCCCCCAGGACCCGAAGACATAGCCCGAGAACAGATCGACCGCATGCTGGTATCGGCAGGGTGGGTTGTTCAGGACACTAAAGCGGTTAACCTGTACGCGAAACAGGGCGTGGCTATCCGTGAGTTCGAGCTGAAATCCGGTTACGGCACTGCGGACTATCTGCTCTATGTCGGCGGCAAGGCTGCGGGGGTGATCGAGGCGAAGAAAGAGGGCACGACCCTTACCGGTGTGGAAATCCAGTCGGACAGGTACAAGAACGGCCTTCCTGACAGCCTACCGGCCTGGTTTCGGCCTCTGCCCTTCTGTTATCAATCGACGAGCATTGAGACACGCTTCACGAACGGATTCGATCCCGAGCCCCGGTCCCGGAATGTTTTTTCCTTTCATCAGCCCGAAACGATGGCCAAATGGCTTGAAGACGGCGTTCCCGCCACGGACGATCACGCTGCATTCAGGTCACCTATCTACGGCGGCGTCTCAACCCTCAACTCTCGCATCCGCCAAATGCCGCCCCTGATCGAAGACGGCCTCTGGCCCGCTCAGATAGTAGCGATCAAGAACCTCGAAAAGTCGCTTTCCGAGAACCGCCCCCGGGCACTCATTCAGATGGCGACCGGAAGCGGCAAGACCTTCACTGCCATCAACTTCCTGTACCGATTGATCAAGTTCGGCGGTGCCAAGCGGGTCCTGTTCCTCGTAGACCGGGGCAATCTCGGCAGGCAGGCCTTGAAGGAATTCCAGCAGTACCTCTCGCCCTACAACAACTTCAAGTTCACGGAAGAGTACATCGCCCAGCGCCTCACTTCAAATACGCTCGATACCACTGCTCGGGTCTGCATCTGCACGATACAGAGACTCTACTCCATGCTCA
This DNA window, taken from Nitrospirota bacterium, encodes the following:
- a CDS encoding bacteriohemerythrin, which encodes MAFFEWEDDYTVNIDEIDAQHKRLVAMIEELHEAITAGKGSSALDKILADMVDYSKTHFATEEDYMTKYDFPGYAAHKKEHDAFAAKARELQQQTGKRTMVITLETANYLMDWLRDHVLGTDKLYAPFLNSKGVH
- a CDS encoding Na/Pi cotransporter family protein — its product is MIFISLFGGMLLLLYGIKILNDGLQNAAGSRIRSLLRSLTSNRFAAVGGGAFITGLIQSSSATSVMLVGFVSAGLMSFRQTLGVILGADIGATLTVQLIAFHVYDYAVLLVGIGLSFTLFAKRMLFRNFGQGVLGFGFVFLSIKIMIEAMTPLQNDELFRQVFIALTDTPVIGIVLSAGVTALIHSSAATMGMALVLAASGLIPLPAAIYIVLGANIGTCATAFLASLRSPAEARRVAWAHLLFKVIGVLLFLPFLATFSHLITTTTPDLTRQIANANTLFNVIMAVIFLPLIGPFSKLVMKLVPEQEEEKKVGPQYLDEHVLGTPALALGQASREALRVSDIVREMLIDAVKVFQSDDPASINAIKNKDNLIDLLDRHIRLYITRLSSSNLTESQSRRSMAVLEISRNLENIGDIIDRNIMPLALKRISKGITFSQEGLDEIVLFHKKVIENFDIAISAFGSNDLVLADQVLRNKEELGMMERELVQAHLDRLRKGFRESIETSHIHLDMIGNLARINSLITHIIYPIVDEKRGKGREDVGIEA
- a CDS encoding four helix bundle protein, producing MDKKNTAKRINSVRDLDVYKMAFEAAMEIYHISKGFPSEEKYSLTDQIRRSSRSVCANLSEGWRKRNYKAVFINKLSDSGQEASETQTWLEFALQCGYIDDATFNKLDEQYEHIFAMLSTMEKKADNFCR
- a CDS encoding secondary thiamine-phosphate synthase enzyme YjbQ; this translates as MIRQLRVKTNSRTELVDITQGVQRLVAESGIRSGVCYVYVPHTTSGITINENSDPNVGRDILKELNKVIPFDDQYGHSEGNSAAHIKSSIIGVSKSIMVEEGRLALGTWQAVFYCEFDGPRDRRVMVKVMKD